The following proteins are co-located in the Paenibacillus sp. JNUCC32 genome:
- a CDS encoding GntR family transcriptional regulator, with protein sequence MSTEQKIKGSTREYSYQLLKDRIFHLELEPGTKISEKEIADELNVSRTPVREAFMKLAEEELLDIIPQSGTIVSRINLRHVEEGRFIREKIEKEIVALACGSFPEEFRFRLETNIALQDVCAGNHNFYKLFELDEEFHQILFEGTGKERTWKMLQQLNIHFNRLRLLRLSKDSNWENIISQHKEMYQLIVNRQAEQAMNVMERHLRLVVVEQDILREKYPHYFI encoded by the coding sequence ATGTCAACAGAGCAAAAGATTAAAGGCTCTACCAGAGAGTATTCTTATCAGCTATTGAAGGATCGGATATTTCATCTGGAGCTGGAGCCGGGTACGAAAATCTCGGAAAAAGAAATTGCGGATGAATTGAACGTCAGCCGGACACCGGTCCGGGAAGCGTTCATGAAGCTTGCGGAGGAAGAGCTGCTGGACATCATTCCGCAAAGCGGGACGATCGTATCCCGTATTAATCTTCGGCATGTTGAGGAAGGCCGATTTATCAGGGAGAAGATCGAGAAGGAAATCGTGGCCCTCGCCTGCGGTTCTTTTCCCGAAGAGTTCCGCTTCCGCCTGGAAACCAATATTGCGCTGCAGGACGTGTGCGCAGGCAACCATAACTTCTATAAGCTGTTTGAGCTGGACGAGGAGTTCCACCAAATTCTGTTTGAGGGGACGGGCAAAGAACGGACCTGGAAGATGCTGCAGCAATTGAACATCCATTTCAACCGTCTGCGGCTGCTTCGCCTGTCCAAGGACTCCAACTGGGAGAATATCATCTCCCAGCATAAAGAAATGTATCAGTTGATCGTCAATCGGCAGGCGGAGCAAGCCATGAACGTGATGGAGCGTCACCTGCGCCTCGTCGTTGTGGAGCAGGATATTTTGCGAGAGAAGTATCCGCATTATTTCATCTAA
- the rlmD gene encoding 23S rRNA (uracil(1939)-C(5))-methyltransferase RlmD — MSEQRRSGQGTNNSKSAAYGKKTGERTAANKAGAKPIFQRDRMKNSNSSSASPHAKGRRADQYKQGVRGPKPSSGREHADELQAGDVIVVTIKRLGINGEGVGYYRRKAVFIDGAITNEVVKAEVREVQPKFIKAQLLEVEKRSPHRIEPPCPVFGICGGCQIQHISYEGQLQAKTDIVREAFSRYAGLDDVKFKPILGMEHPWDYRNKAQLQLKRKGHEVIAGLYEADSHTIVDISGCPIQHPKVNEAVEKVKSVLEELRIPLYKENGAKDGVRTIVVRHGFQSGELQVTLITAGSKLPRQDDLVRMLRLTIPEVSGISLNINPKKTSLIFGDRTISLWGTESMQESLSDLQFSLSPRAFFQLNPQQTVKLYESVRAAAGLTGKETVIDAYCGTGTIGLWLAPYAKEVRGIETIPEAVEDAKANAQRNGRANASFHVGQAEELLPRWVKEGMKPDVIIADPPRTGLDPRFLETVLRTKPKRFVYVSCNPSTLAKDCKVLLDGGYELEWTQPVDMFPQTSHVEAVLLMKLKS, encoded by the coding sequence ATGAGTGAACAACGGCGTTCCGGACAAGGAACCAACAACAGCAAATCAGCGGCATACGGGAAGAAGACTGGTGAGCGGACTGCAGCGAACAAAGCAGGGGCAAAGCCGATTTTTCAACGTGACCGTATGAAGAACAGCAATTCGTCGTCGGCATCCCCGCATGCGAAGGGGAGACGAGCGGATCAATATAAGCAAGGGGTACGCGGACCGAAGCCGTCATCCGGGCGCGAGCATGCGGATGAGCTGCAGGCCGGGGACGTGATTGTCGTTACGATCAAACGCCTCGGCATTAACGGCGAGGGAGTGGGTTACTACCGCCGCAAGGCGGTGTTTATCGATGGAGCGATCACGAATGAGGTGGTCAAAGCCGAGGTGAGGGAGGTTCAGCCTAAATTTATCAAGGCGCAGCTGCTGGAAGTGGAGAAGCGTTCGCCTCACCGGATAGAGCCCCCTTGCCCGGTATTCGGCATTTGCGGCGGATGCCAAATTCAGCATATTTCCTATGAGGGACAGCTGCAGGCGAAGACGGATATCGTGCGCGAAGCGTTCAGCCGCTACGCGGGATTGGACGATGTCAAGTTTAAGCCGATTCTCGGGATGGAGCATCCATGGGACTACCGGAACAAAGCCCAGCTGCAGCTGAAACGGAAGGGCCATGAAGTGATCGCAGGGCTCTATGAAGCGGACAGCCATACGATTGTGGATATCAGCGGCTGCCCGATTCAGCATCCGAAGGTCAATGAAGCGGTGGAGAAGGTCAAATCCGTACTCGAGGAATTGCGGATACCGCTTTATAAGGAGAATGGTGCCAAGGATGGCGTACGGACGATCGTAGTCCGTCACGGCTTCCAATCCGGGGAATTGCAGGTGACGCTGATCACGGCTGGAAGCAAGCTGCCAAGGCAGGACGATCTCGTTCGTATGCTGCGCCTTACCATTCCGGAGGTAAGCGGAATTTCACTCAATATCAATCCGAAGAAAACCTCGCTCATCTTCGGAGACCGGACAATCTCGCTATGGGGCACCGAGAGCATGCAGGAATCGCTGAGCGACCTGCAGTTCTCGCTGTCGCCGAGAGCGTTCTTCCAGCTGAATCCGCAGCAGACCGTCAAGCTGTACGAGTCGGTCCGGGCGGCAGCGGGGCTGACCGGGAAGGAAACCGTCATCGACGCCTACTGCGGCACCGGCACGATCGGCTTGTGGCTTGCGCCGTATGCCAAGGAGGTGCGCGGAATCGAGACGATTCCCGAAGCCGTCGAGGACGCCAAGGCGAATGCACAGCGGAACGGAAGGGCTAACGCCAGCTTCCACGTCGGCCAAGCCGAAGAGCTGCTGCCGCGCTGGGTCAAGGAAGGCATGAAGCCGGACGTCATCATTGCCGACCCGCCGCGCACCGGCCTGGACCCGCGCTTCCTGGAAACGGTGCTCCGCACCAAGCCGAAGCGGTTTGTATACGTATCCTGCAACCCTTCGACCTTAGCCAAAGATTGCAAGGTGCTTCTGGACGGCGGCTACGAGCTTGAATGGACGCAGCCGGTCGATATGTTCCCGCAAACCAGCCATGTGGAGGCAGTCCTATTGATGAAGCTGAAATCATAG
- a CDS encoding DMT family transporter, whose product MSNMNTGIKVKPYGSDTQASRRFKGGFWLVVLGAALWGVDPLFRVILLKNLTSAQIVLLEHIIISLIAIPVLWKNREELKSLGWNHVGALLFISWGGSALATVLFTMGLSSGNLNAVLLLQKLQPLFAIILASLLLKEKLPRHFGILLIIALAGTYLLTFGLTLPIGHWNEFVQVGSLLSLGAAALWGGSTVMGRLMVGKLKYETVTSLRFVLALPLLTVITWSEGAAWNMPAWGTGAFALVSLNLIGQALLPGLLSLLVYYKGLTTTKASVATLAELSFPMVGVLINWIVFQQIVTGPQLLGFLLIWIVLFIISRQQSEASPQLQ is encoded by the coding sequence ATGAGTAATATGAATACCGGGATCAAGGTGAAACCTTATGGTTCCGACACACAGGCAAGTCGACGTTTTAAAGGAGGGTTCTGGCTCGTTGTTTTGGGGGCCGCCCTGTGGGGCGTTGACCCGTTATTTCGGGTCATTCTGCTCAAGAATCTGACTTCGGCTCAGATCGTTTTGCTCGAACATATCATTATTTCCTTGATTGCGATTCCTGTATTGTGGAAGAACCGGGAGGAACTTAAGAGCCTGGGCTGGAATCATGTCGGCGCACTGCTGTTTATATCCTGGGGCGGTTCGGCATTGGCTACCGTATTGTTCACGATGGGGCTGTCGAGCGGCAATCTGAATGCCGTCCTGCTGCTGCAGAAGCTGCAGCCGCTGTTTGCCATCATTCTGGCCAGCCTGCTTCTGAAAGAGAAGCTTCCGCGCCATTTCGGGATCCTGCTTATCATCGCTTTGGCAGGCACGTATTTACTCACCTTCGGCTTAACCCTGCCGATCGGCCATTGGAACGAGTTTGTTCAAGTCGGCAGCCTCCTGTCCTTAGGCGCAGCAGCCTTATGGGGCGGCTCAACGGTCATGGGACGCTTGATGGTAGGCAAACTGAAGTATGAGACGGTAACCTCGCTTCGTTTCGTGCTCGCGCTGCCGCTCCTGACCGTCATTACTTGGAGCGAAGGGGCAGCTTGGAATATGCCGGCATGGGGCACAGGCGCCTTTGCCTTGGTATCGCTGAACCTGATCGGGCAGGCACTGCTGCCGGGTCTGCTGAGCTTGCTGGTGTACTATAAAGGGCTGACCACGACCAAAGCCTCTGTCGCAACGCTGGCTGAATTGAGTTTTCCCATGGTGGGCGTGCTCATCAACTGGATTGTATTCCAGCAAATCGTGACAGGGCCTCAGCTCCTAGGATTCCTGCTGATTTGGATCGTGCTGTTCATCATATCGAGACAGCAATCCGAGGCTTCTCCGCAATTGCAATAA
- a CDS encoding leucine-rich repeat domain-containing protein, producing MDITQDFIDERFKAYVLETYCGSRERIQAGDVEHTISLQLSNHGYSSLNGIEHFASLEELDCSSNSLTELDLSKNSNLKTLNCGFNRIRNLDVSHNAMLTKLVCYWNILSELRLEQNVDLTELDCSYNSLFALELHQNRRLTYLHCANNYLMSLHLEDCPDLIEIRCNHNHLTKLDVTGNPSLQSLRCFNNHITELDLTRNVLLTELYCSENKISKLDTHRNPKLERLNHSNNLIMEPDHTVKDVGTFEYDVSLSFYGARLQWKGTELSVSTEASAEADMNRLSPVIRNAWANFGELNDRALDLIAGMHPDEDVNELVLSELAFDKDGTFRLGYDAGDTPAGQLYIYVLFNDKLEMNGDLVYETY from the coding sequence ATGGATATAACCCAGGATTTCATAGATGAACGATTCAAAGCTTATGTGCTCGAAACCTATTGCGGGAGCCGTGAACGGATTCAGGCGGGCGATGTAGAACATACTATATCGCTGCAGCTTTCAAATCATGGATACTCAAGCCTGAATGGGATCGAGCATTTCGCGTCGCTGGAAGAGCTGGATTGCTCGTCCAATAGCCTGACGGAGCTAGATCTCAGCAAGAATAGCAACTTGAAAACGCTGAATTGCGGATTTAACCGAATTCGAAATTTGGATGTCAGTCACAACGCCATGCTGACGAAGCTGGTCTGTTACTGGAACATCCTATCCGAGCTGCGGCTCGAGCAGAACGTGGATTTAACGGAGCTGGATTGCAGCTACAACTCCCTGTTTGCTTTGGAGCTGCATCAGAACCGCCGGCTAACCTATCTCCATTGCGCAAACAATTATTTAATGAGCTTACACCTGGAGGACTGCCCGGATTTGATCGAAATCCGCTGCAACCACAATCATCTGACGAAGCTGGACGTAACCGGAAATCCTTCGCTGCAAAGCTTGAGATGCTTCAATAATCACATCACCGAATTGGATCTCACTCGCAATGTGCTATTAACGGAGCTCTATTGCTCGGAGAACAAAATCTCCAAACTGGATACGCATCGTAATCCCAAGCTGGAGCGGCTGAACCATTCCAACAATCTCATCATGGAGCCGGACCATACCGTTAAGGACGTTGGGACCTTCGAATACGATGTCTCGCTGTCTTTCTACGGGGCCAGGCTTCAATGGAAGGGGACGGAGCTCTCCGTCAGCACGGAGGCCTCTGCCGAAGCGGATATGAACCGGCTGTCCCCGGTCATCCGGAATGCCTGGGCGAATTTTGGGGAGCTGAACGACCGAGCGCTGGATCTGATTGCCGGGATGCACCCCGACGAAGACGTGAACGAGTTGGTTCTATCCGAGCTTGCCTTCGACAAGGACGGCACGTTTCGGCTAGGGTATGATGCAGGCGATACGCCGGCCGGACAACTATACATATACGTCCTGTTTAACGACAAGCTTGAAATGAACGGGGATCTCGTTTATGAAACGTATTAA
- a CDS encoding DUF4179 domain-containing protein, with the protein MQVKRRIVDIMANIDNQELDNLLLTEEEERELTQQISMERIKNRAMNRIQEEETMVFKSRKVKKYKASIVIAAAMIMILSTTAFASQYMDSLKQFFGQSASIAEDERSPIQGTDTASGVTMNVEEGVYVGNSGYLVVSFTKEDGMPFPEGASIPLLELKTEQSVNYMVGQQLLDDNKKLVGVFEMDAMNDLEGLKARITADRIMSADNAQAVKGPWNVQFTISPGKQREQSLNLAIDEGKEALSLHTISVSSIGVAIEGKRTDGELDKLPDYTPEVKVIAADGSELKLHASSTSTTKSGFQWLYNLDSKNNLVFLGDMDIKSVSIDGNVTELK; encoded by the coding sequence ATGCAAGTGAAGCGGCGAATTGTAGATATCATGGCCAATATCGACAATCAGGAGCTGGACAATCTCCTCCTTACGGAGGAAGAAGAACGCGAGTTGACGCAGCAGATCAGTATGGAACGGATCAAGAACCGGGCGATGAACCGTATTCAAGAGGAGGAAACGATGGTGTTTAAAAGCAGGAAAGTGAAAAAATATAAAGCCAGTATCGTTATCGCTGCCGCGATGATTATGATACTTAGCACGACCGCTTTTGCGAGCCAATACATGGATAGCTTGAAGCAGTTCTTCGGTCAATCCGCGTCGATTGCGGAAGACGAACGGTCACCTATACAAGGGACGGATACAGCATCCGGGGTAACCATGAATGTTGAAGAAGGGGTTTATGTCGGCAACAGCGGTTATTTGGTGGTCAGTTTCACGAAAGAGGACGGCATGCCATTCCCCGAGGGTGCTTCGATCCCCCTACTTGAACTGAAAACGGAGCAGAGTGTGAATTATATGGTGGGGCAGCAGCTTCTTGACGACAACAAAAAGCTTGTCGGCGTGTTTGAGATGGATGCGATGAATGACCTTGAGGGACTGAAGGCACGGATCACAGCCGATCGAATCATGTCAGCGGACAACGCCCAAGCCGTTAAAGGCCCTTGGAATGTGCAATTCACCATTTCTCCGGGCAAGCAAAGAGAACAGAGTTTGAATCTGGCAATTGATGAGGGTAAGGAAGCACTGTCTCTCCACACCATTAGTGTTTCATCCATCGGTGTAGCCATCGAAGGCAAGCGTACCGACGGTGAGCTGGATAAACTGCCGGACTATACGCCGGAGGTTAAGGTCATCGCCGCGGACGGATCGGAATTGAAGCTTCACGCCAGCTCGACAAGCACCACGAAGAGCGGATTTCAGTGGCTGTATAATCTGGACAGCAAGAATAACCTCGTATTTCTGGGGGATATGGACATCAAAAGCGTCAGCATTGACGGCAACGTGACGGAGCTGAAATAA
- a CDS encoding GNAT family N-acetyltransferase: MNIYFTNESNETDSVDKHYVRNQMIAYNLKHFPDDLKGRYQEINLLLRKEDGQILGGVVGEICWNWLEIHYLFVDEAFRQSGYGAKLLNKAEDIAKEKQCEFVKLDTLSFQAFDFYLKQGYEVYGKIENAGRHTHYYMKKTL; this comes from the coding sequence ATGAATATCTATTTCACGAATGAATCAAACGAAACCGATAGCGTGGACAAACATTACGTAAGAAACCAAATGATTGCGTATAATCTGAAGCATTTCCCTGACGATTTAAAAGGCCGTTACCAGGAAATCAACTTATTGTTAAGGAAGGAGGACGGTCAGATTTTGGGCGGAGTCGTTGGGGAAATATGCTGGAACTGGCTGGAGATCCACTATTTGTTCGTGGATGAAGCGTTCCGTCAATCGGGGTACGGCGCCAAACTGTTAAACAAGGCCGAAGACATCGCGAAGGAGAAGCAATGCGAGTTCGTTAAATTGGATACGCTGAGCTTTCAAGCCTTTGATTTTTACCTTAAGCAGGGTTACGAAGTGTATGGCAAAATCGAGAACGCCGGGCGGCATACCCACTACTATATGAAGAAAACTCTATGA
- a CDS encoding 50S ribosomal protein L25, producing MRVNLRAETRAAMNKTGLKQLRLSGRIPAVVFGTGENNMMIQLSAKEFGKWARNGKGGILELHFEDREPIPVLLESVQRDPVTREYIHVDFLRININEVVRTRVNLDYIGTAKGAKLGGVVQIQSTFIEIESFPDQIPATIPVEISRLEIGNSLHVGDLKLPDGVVPISSANELLVSVVTPKVQSEQPEAM from the coding sequence ATGAGAGTAAATTTACGAGCAGAAACGCGCGCTGCGATGAACAAAACCGGACTGAAGCAGCTTCGTCTTTCGGGACGAATTCCGGCGGTTGTATTTGGCACAGGGGAAAACAATATGATGATTCAACTGTCCGCCAAAGAGTTCGGCAAATGGGCACGGAACGGCAAAGGAGGGATCCTTGAGCTTCATTTTGAAGATCGGGAGCCGATTCCGGTTTTGCTGGAGTCCGTTCAGCGTGATCCGGTAACTCGTGAATACATTCATGTCGACTTTTTACGTATCAATATAAATGAAGTTGTGCGGACGAGAGTGAATCTCGATTACATCGGCACCGCAAAAGGAGCCAAATTGGGAGGAGTCGTCCAAATCCAAAGCACGTTCATCGAGATCGAGTCCTTCCCGGACCAAATTCCTGCCACGATTCCCGTTGAAATCAGCAGACTAGAGATCGGGAATTCGCTGCATGTCGGGGATCTCAAACTGCCCGACGGCGTCGTGCCGATTTCTTCAGCCAACGAGCTGCTTGTATCGGTGGTAACGCCGAAAGTCCAGTCGGAACAACCGGAGGCTATGTAG
- a CDS encoding iron chaperone — MKDDKIVYGSIDDYISGFAPEVQDILQTLRHVIQETAPEAKEKISYQMPTFDLHGNLVHFAAFKKHIGFYPAPSGIEAFQDELKVYHASKGTLKFPIDQPLPYDLIRRIVQYRVQQNLEKAESKAKKKR; from the coding sequence ATGAAAGACGATAAAATCGTATACGGGTCGATCGACGATTACATTTCCGGCTTTGCTCCGGAGGTCCAGGATATCCTCCAGACATTAAGGCATGTGATTCAGGAAACAGCCCCGGAAGCCAAGGAAAAAATCAGCTACCAGATGCCAACCTTCGACCTCCACGGGAACCTCGTGCATTTTGCGGCATTCAAGAAACATATCGGCTTTTACCCCGCGCCCAGCGGGATCGAGGCGTTCCAAGATGAGCTGAAGGTATATCATGCGTCCAAGGGAACCTTGAAATTTCCGATCGATCAGCCGCTGCCTTATGACCTGATACGCCGAATCGTCCAATATCGGGTTCAGCAAAACCTGGAGAAGGCAGAAAGCAAAGCGAAAAAGAAGAGGTAG
- a CDS encoding RNA polymerase sigma factor, translated as MEDQTLLDGLARKDPRCFETLVDRYSRYIAAVVAKVAGGRFNSFDVEEITGDVLVKLWTDGTKIMLRGDSLKPYLAIAARNHTLNALRKRQRVIESELEDDAVSCPSAEALAILRQEKETISGMVQGMGEPDREIFIRRYFYLEKVRDIASRLNMQEKAVTARIRRARDKLRIHYETENP; from the coding sequence ATGGAGGATCAGACATTGCTGGATGGGCTAGCGAGGAAAGATCCGCGATGTTTTGAAACATTGGTTGACCGCTATTCACGCTACATAGCCGCGGTGGTTGCTAAGGTGGCAGGAGGGCGGTTTAATTCCTTCGATGTGGAGGAGATCACCGGGGACGTGCTGGTCAAGCTGTGGACAGACGGGACAAAAATCATGCTGCGCGGAGATAGTCTCAAGCCTTATCTGGCGATAGCCGCGCGTAATCATACCTTGAATGCATTGCGAAAGAGGCAGCGGGTCATTGAATCCGAATTGGAAGATGACGCCGTTTCTTGTCCCTCTGCGGAGGCACTGGCTATTCTGCGGCAGGAGAAGGAAACGATAAGCGGCATGGTACAGGGGATGGGCGAACCGGATCGCGAAATATTCATCCGCAGGTACTTTTATTTAGAGAAAGTCCGCGATATTGCAAGCCGGCTGAATATGCAGGAGAAGGCCGTCACCGCCCGGATCCGCCGGGCAAGGGACAAACTGCGCATACATTATGAAACCGAGAATCCGTAG
- a CDS encoding sporulation protein, which translates to MSFFNKMLASVGIGAAQIDTHLEKSSYYPGEEVRGIIHIKGGNVEQTVDRIYLKLMTEYTRESDDKKYIESYTIAKVNVSSRLTLKPGDQQEIPFAFPLPLETPLTISRQPVWIHTGLDIDNAIDPKDRDFIDVEPNEDASIVFDAVEALGFSFKIATCEYHPRLGQGVPFVQEIEFYPGSSYAGHIKELELILYPEQEGISILVEVDRRGRGVSGWLQRSLDMDEQHSWVTLDKQDLAQGPSHVAQILDRVIRRSI; encoded by the coding sequence ATGTCGTTTTTTAACAAAATGCTAGCCAGTGTAGGAATTGGAGCCGCCCAGATCGATACGCACCTCGAAAAATCCTCCTATTATCCGGGTGAAGAAGTACGCGGAATCATTCACATTAAGGGAGGCAACGTAGAGCAGACGGTCGACCGCATCTATTTGAAATTGATGACGGAATATACCAGGGAAAGCGACGACAAGAAATACATAGAATCCTATACCATTGCAAAAGTCAACGTCTCAAGCCGCCTCACGTTGAAGCCTGGCGATCAGCAGGAAATTCCGTTCGCCTTTCCTTTGCCGCTGGAAACGCCGCTCACCATTTCGCGGCAGCCGGTCTGGATCCACACCGGACTCGATATCGATAATGCCATCGATCCGAAGGACCGCGATTTCATCGACGTCGAACCGAACGAGGACGCATCCATTGTGTTCGACGCCGTCGAAGCGCTTGGCTTCAGCTTCAAAATAGCAACATGCGAATATCATCCGCGGCTCGGCCAGGGTGTTCCATTCGTGCAGGAAATTGAATTTTATCCCGGCTCCTCCTATGCCGGTCATATCAAAGAGCTTGAATTGATTCTCTATCCGGAGCAGGAGGGGATTTCCATCCTGGTCGAAGTCGACCGGAGAGGCAGAGGCGTTTCAGGCTGGCTCCAGCGTTCGCTCGATATGGATGAACAGCACTCCTGGGTAACCCTCGACAAGCAGGATCTGGCCCAGGGGCCATCCCACGTGGCCCAAATTCTGGACCGTGTCATCCGCAGATCGATTTAA
- the erm gene encoding 23S ribosomal RNA methyltransferase Erm: MSKYHKTHREKLKKPSNFSAQHLLISKRLIHDMIDLARIRSTDTVLDIGAGTGALTFPLAEKAARVLAIEADPAFVDKLLGKMKDSSNIRVKQSDFLEIPLPRNPFAVVANIPYSITTPIMGKLLECPGLPLQRAVLLVEMGAAKRFTAVPIQDPRILSWRMQYDIRLVRTVSPRHFAPPPQVDSAILTIHRRKKPLIAASHQPKFTALAAYGLRDARLPLFAALSGVFTPPQMAKLVKVLRVDRELPIGRLNEEQWGTVFHTMLQHVPANRWPKLRKGAGSKSKKRKRL, encoded by the coding sequence GTGTCCAAATATCATAAAACCCATCGTGAAAAGCTGAAGAAACCGTCCAACTTTTCCGCGCAGCATCTATTAATCAGCAAAAGGCTGATTCATGATATGATCGACTTGGCCCGGATTCGCTCCACCGATACCGTTCTTGATATCGGCGCGGGTACAGGGGCGTTAACCTTTCCGCTTGCAGAGAAAGCGGCACGCGTGCTCGCAATCGAGGCTGATCCGGCATTTGTGGATAAACTGCTGGGCAAGATGAAGGATAGCAGCAACATTCGCGTCAAGCAGTCGGATTTTCTGGAAATTCCGCTGCCGAGAAATCCATTTGCCGTCGTGGCCAATATTCCGTATTCGATCACCACGCCGATCATGGGGAAGCTTTTGGAGTGCCCCGGCCTCCCTCTGCAGCGGGCCGTACTGCTTGTGGAGATGGGGGCAGCCAAACGTTTTACGGCCGTTCCCATTCAAGATCCGCGAATTCTCAGCTGGAGGATGCAGTACGACATTCGGCTCGTGCGGACCGTTTCGCCCCGTCATTTTGCGCCGCCTCCCCAAGTGGATTCAGCCATTCTGACCATTCATCGGAGGAAGAAGCCGCTCATTGCCGCATCGCATCAGCCCAAGTTTACGGCGCTGGCCGCCTATGGGCTGCGGGATGCCCGGCTGCCGTTATTTGCGGCTCTATCCGGCGTGTTTACACCTCCCCAGATGGCGAAGCTCGTTAAAGTGCTTAGAGTGGACCGAGAGCTCCCCATCGGTCGGCTGAACGAAGAGCAGTGGGGGACCGTTTTTCATACGATGCTCCAGCATGTGCCGGCGAATCGCTGGCCGAAGCTTCGCAAGGGCGCCGGCAGCAAGTCCAAGAAAAGAAAGCGACTTTGA
- a CDS encoding Nif3-like dinuclear metal center hexameric protein gives MRVTVQDIINRLTEPAAFLESKVDRVTAGSAEAVVHGIAVTFTASYSVLQRAVQVGANLVITHEGAFYSHQEEGYEGVEASPVFQDKLRLMESGDLTIYRFHDAPHRYVPDIMTQGLVQALDWEVYVDKHLKAAAIVTLPEEMSLPDIAEHVKRKLNLPYLRYVGNRSSICSRIGITVGYRGGGAHAIPLCLKESLDLLIAGEGPEWETPEYMGDAAAQGRGPSLLLLGHAASEEPGMACVADRLREFFPGIPIHYIPSGPLIRVI, from the coding sequence TTGCGAGTCACCGTTCAAGACATCATCAACCGCTTAACAGAGCCCGCAGCATTTCTTGAATCCAAGGTGGACAGGGTTACGGCAGGAAGCGCCGAAGCGGTGGTCCACGGCATTGCCGTCACGTTTACGGCATCGTATTCGGTTCTGCAGAGAGCGGTCCAAGTTGGGGCGAACCTTGTCATTACCCATGAAGGGGCGTTTTACAGCCATCAGGAGGAGGGATATGAGGGGGTGGAGGCGAGTCCTGTCTTTCAGGATAAACTCCGCTTGATGGAGTCCGGGGATCTGACGATTTACCGGTTCCATGATGCGCCTCACCGATACGTTCCCGATATCATGACGCAAGGACTGGTTCAGGCGCTGGATTGGGAAGTTTATGTCGATAAGCATCTTAAGGCAGCGGCCATTGTCACGCTGCCGGAAGAGATGAGCCTGCCGGATATTGCGGAGCATGTAAAAAGAAAGCTGAATCTTCCTTACCTTCGTTATGTCGGTAATCGAAGCAGCATATGCTCCAGAATCGGCATAACCGTGGGCTATCGCGGCGGTGGCGCGCATGCCATTCCCCTCTGCCTGAAGGAGTCGCTGGATCTTCTCATCGCAGGGGAAGGTCCGGAATGGGAGACGCCTGAATACATGGGCGATGCGGCGGCGCAGGGGAGGGGCCCGTCCCTGCTTCTGCTCGGCCATGCTGCCAGCGAGGAGCCCGGCATGGCCTGCGTGGCCGATAGGCTGCGGGAGTTTTTTCCGGGGATTCCTATACATTATATACCGTCCGGGCCTTTGATTCGGGTAATATAG